The following coding sequences lie in one Pseudomonas svalbardensis genomic window:
- the fabF gene encoding beta-ketoacyl-ACP synthase II — protein sequence MSDRRVVVTGMGLVSPLGSGVEAVWSRLLAGRSGLRNLPDEVVADLPAKVGGAVPTLADDPEAGFDPDRATAPKEQKKMDRFIMFAMEAARQALEQAGWQAADANAQERTATIIGSGVGGFGAIADAVRTTDSRGPRRLSPFTIPSFLVNLAAGHVSIQHGFKGPLGAPVTACAAGVQAIGDAARLIRCGEADIAVCGGAEAAIDRVSLAGFAAARALSSGYNDTPERASRPFDSDRDGFVMGEGAGLLVIESLEHALARGAQPLAELVGYGTSADAYHLTAGPEDGSGAQRAMSLALAQAGISPAQVQHLNAHATSTPVGDLGELAAIKALFGTDNKIAVTSTKSATGHLLGAAGGIEAIFTLLAIRDQVVPATLNFDNPDPAAQGVDIVHGQARPMAIEYALSNGFGFGGVNASVLFKRWEG from the coding sequence ATGAGTGATCGTCGAGTGGTTGTAACGGGCATGGGTTTGGTGTCGCCATTGGGTTCTGGCGTCGAAGCCGTTTGGTCGCGTCTGTTGGCCGGGCGTTCCGGGTTACGCAATTTGCCGGATGAGGTGGTTGCCGATTTGCCGGCCAAGGTCGGTGGCGCAGTGCCGACGCTGGCTGACGATCCCGAGGCGGGATTTGACCCGGACCGGGCGACGGCGCCCAAAGAGCAGAAGAAGATGGACCGCTTCATTATGTTCGCCATGGAAGCGGCGCGTCAGGCGCTGGAGCAGGCCGGTTGGCAAGCGGCGGACGCCAATGCCCAGGAGCGTACGGCAACCATTATCGGTTCCGGCGTGGGTGGTTTCGGTGCGATTGCCGATGCGGTGCGCACAACGGACAGCCGTGGACCGCGACGCCTGTCGCCGTTCACCATTCCTTCATTTCTGGTCAACCTCGCCGCGGGTCATGTGTCGATCCAGCACGGTTTCAAGGGCCCATTGGGTGCTCCGGTGACGGCTTGCGCGGCCGGGGTGCAGGCGATTGGTGATGCGGCGCGGTTGATTCGTTGTGGCGAAGCTGACATTGCGGTATGTGGCGGCGCGGAAGCGGCGATCGATCGCGTCAGTCTCGCCGGGTTTGCCGCTGCTCGCGCCTTGTCCAGCGGATACAACGACACCCCGGAGCGTGCCTCGCGGCCGTTCGACAGTGACCGCGATGGCTTCGTCATGGGGGAGGGCGCTGGCCTTCTGGTGATTGAATCCCTGGAACATGCCTTGGCCCGCGGTGCTCAGCCGCTGGCGGAACTGGTCGGTTACGGCACCAGTGCCGATGCCTATCACCTGACGGCGGGGCCCGAGGATGGCAGCGGTGCGCAACGGGCGATGTCGCTGGCGTTGGCCCAGGCGGGCATTTCGCCGGCGCAGGTGCAACATCTCAATGCTCACGCAACCTCGACGCCGGTCGGCGATCTGGGGGAGTTGGCTGCCATCAAGGCGTTGTTCGGCACGGATAACAAAATCGCCGTGACATCGACCAAATCGGCCACCGGGCATTTGCTCGGTGCAGCGGGCGGTATCGAGGCGATCTTCACGCTGTTGGCGATTCGCGATCAGGTCGTGCCGGCCACCCTCAACTTCGATAACCCGGACCCCGCCGCCCAAGGCGTGGACATTGTCCACGGCCAGGCGCGGCCGATGGCAATCGAATATGCGCTGTCCAATGGCTTCGGGTTTGGTGGGGTGAATGCCAGCGTGCTGTTCAAGCGCTGGGAGGGCTAG
- a CDS encoding TetR/AcrR family transcriptional regulator, protein MRYSQDHKAQTHQRIIKEASARFRRDGIGATGLQPLMKALGLTHGGFYSHFKSKDELVEKALQAAGEQVDVICAELFAQDRPLEAFIDAYLSEWHQTSPDEGCPLPTMSSELGLRGQQSPTTDVVLNARLEQVQGTLEDENAADQSIVIMSTLVGALLLSRSVKNPELAQRILDVTRAYLKQPRD, encoded by the coding sequence ATGCGTTACTCGCAGGACCATAAAGCCCAGACCCACCAACGCATCATCAAGGAAGCGTCAGCGCGCTTTCGCCGCGATGGCATTGGCGCGACAGGTCTGCAACCGCTGATGAAAGCACTGGGCCTGACTCACGGTGGTTTCTACTCGCATTTCAAGTCCAAAGACGAACTGGTGGAAAAGGCTTTGCAAGCCGCGGGCGAGCAGGTCGATGTCATTTGCGCCGAACTGTTCGCTCAAGATCGTCCGCTGGAAGCGTTCATCGACGCCTATTTGTCCGAATGGCACCAGACTTCACCCGATGAGGGTTGCCCGTTGCCGACCATGTCATCGGAACTCGGCCTGCGCGGGCAGCAAAGCCCGACCACTGACGTGGTGCTCAACGCACGACTCGAACAAGTGCAAGGCACTCTTGAAGACGAGAACGCCGCCGACCAAAGCATCGTCATCATGTCGACACTGGTCGGGGCTTTACTGCTGTCACGCAGTGTCAAGAATCCCGAGCTGGCGCAGCGGATTCTCGACGTGACTCGCGCCTATCTCAAACAGCCCCGGGACTAG
- a CDS encoding GntR family transcriptional regulator, with product MNSGLSLADHITLELRADIIGGRLLPGMALVENDLVSAYNASRNTIREALHRLGQEGLTRYVRNKGVMVRRLGVEDVRDLFKVRRTLELQAISASQPLRDYQSDRMLEALEATELAREREDWRAVGTHSLAFHQHIVGLLRSPLFDEFFTNVVAQLRLVFCTAPDESRFQAPWLARDRQIHELLAEGDKRAAEDAMSLYLDDSEHLLLQMLAPVSHH from the coding sequence ATGAACAGCGGACTGTCCCTGGCCGACCACATCACCCTTGAGTTGCGCGCCGACATCATTGGCGGCCGTTTGCTACCCGGCATGGCATTGGTGGAAAACGATCTGGTGTCTGCCTACAACGCATCCCGCAATACCATTCGCGAAGCGCTGCATCGCTTGGGGCAGGAAGGTCTGACCCGTTATGTGCGCAACAAGGGCGTGATGGTGCGCAGGCTGGGCGTCGAGGACGTGCGGGATCTGTTCAAGGTCAGGCGCACCCTGGAGCTGCAGGCCATCAGCGCGAGTCAGCCGCTGCGCGACTATCAATCCGACCGGATGCTCGAAGCCCTGGAAGCCACCGAGCTTGCCCGGGAGCGCGAGGACTGGCGCGCTGTCGGCACCCACAGTCTGGCCTTTCATCAACACATCGTTGGATTGCTGCGCAGTCCGTTGTTCGATGAGTTCTTCACCAACGTCGTCGCGCAATTGCGCCTGGTGTTTTGCACCGCTCCCGACGAATCACGTTTTCAGGCGCCCTGGCTGGCGCGCGACCGGCAGATCCATGAGTTGTTGGCCGAGGGCGACAAGCGCGCGGCCGAGGACGCCATGAGCCTGTATCTCGACGATTCCGAACACCTCCTTTTGCAAATGCTTGCCCCAGTTTCCCATCACTGA
- a CDS encoding urea carboxylase-associated family protein, which yields MYKDYPAAYQVSKGSALQVDKAFYERIRDAKEGRTLIEAFEVPIRTGRAWKVPAGHVFRVTTPVGPQVGDFNVWNANDPRERLWAARTRQLQGAHVSTHDRLWSNLPFLRPLVTITDDSLAGYGIDEHGGRLHDLLGTRCDPYVNKMLTGEDFHHHCHSNLTRAVLPHGLTEFDVHDVLNIFQCTGLNHDDMYFMKACPAQKGDYLEFFAEIDLLCALSTCPGGDLSLAMWGPDAQDPLSVCRPLGVEVYQLEDSLLEGWSQPERAAYKGLHGLHIAKADWEK from the coding sequence ATGTACAAAGACTATCCGGCGGCCTATCAAGTCAGCAAAGGCTCAGCCTTGCAGGTGGACAAAGCCTTCTACGAACGGATTCGCGATGCAAAGGAGGGGCGCACCCTAATCGAGGCATTCGAGGTGCCGATCCGCACCGGTCGCGCCTGGAAGGTGCCAGCCGGGCATGTGTTTCGCGTGACCACCCCCGTCGGGCCCCAAGTCGGGGATTTCAACGTCTGGAATGCCAACGATCCACGGGAGCGTTTGTGGGCGGCACGGACCCGGCAATTACAGGGCGCACACGTCAGCACCCATGACCGGCTCTGGTCGAATCTGCCTTTTCTGCGGCCGCTGGTGACCATCACTGATGACAGCCTGGCCGGTTACGGCATCGACGAACATGGCGGTCGCTTGCACGATTTGCTCGGCACCCGTTGCGACCCTTACGTGAACAAAATGCTCACCGGCGAAGACTTTCACCATCACTGCCACTCGAACCTGACCCGCGCGGTCCTGCCTCATGGGCTGACCGAATTCGACGTGCATGACGTGCTGAACATTTTCCAGTGCACGGGCCTGAACCACGATGACATGTATTTCATGAAAGCCTGTCCGGCACAGAAGGGCGATTACCTGGAATTCTTTGCCGAAATCGATCTGCTCTGCGCCCTCTCGACCTGCCCGGGTGGCGATCTGTCGCTTGCCATGTGGGGGCCGGATGCACAGGATCCGCTAAGCGTGTGTCGTCCGCTCGGGGTAGAGGTTTATCAGTTGGAGGATTCGTTGCTTGAGGGCTGGAGCCAGCCGGAACGCGCGGCATACAAAGGGCTGCATGGCCTGCACATCGCCAAGGCCGATTGGGAGAAATAG
- a CDS encoding DUF2897 family protein, whose translation MPWYAWLILIVAIGSIVGGLMMLRDTANKVELTEEQRKRVAERNAEADAKDAQDR comes from the coding sequence ATGCCCTGGTATGCCTGGTTGATTCTGATCGTTGCAATCGGCTCGATCGTTGGTGGTTTGATGATGTTGCGTGACACCGCCAACAAGGTCGAACTGACCGAGGAGCAACGCAAACGCGTCGCTGAACGCAACGCGGAAGCGGATGCCAAGGATGCGCAGGACCGCTAA
- the eat gene encoding ethanolamine permease: protein MNTQLKPTLGTLHLWGIAVGLVISGEYFGWSYGWGVAGTLGFLVTSFMVATMYTCFIFSFTELTTAIPHAGGPFAYSRRAFGEKGGLIAGLATLIEFVFAPPAIALAIGAYLNVQFPALDPKHAAVGAYIVFMGLNILGVKLAATFELVVCVLAVAELLVFMGVVAPAFSFSNFALNGWAGSDVFGAPAIAGMFAAIPFAIWFFLAIEGAAMAAEEAKDPKRTIPKAYISGILTLVLLAMGVMFFAGGVGDWRTLSNINDPLPQAMKTVVGESSGWLHMLVWIGLFGLVASFHGIILGYSRQFFALARAGYLPASLAKLSRFQTPHRAIIAGGVIGIAAIYSDGLINLGGMTLTAAMITMAVFGAIVMYIMSMLSLFKLRKTEPNLERTFRAPCYPLVPFIALVLAVVCLVAMAWFNTLIGLIFLGFMAVGFVYFMLTAQLRADAPADAMLTGL, encoded by the coding sequence ATGAACACACAACTCAAACCCACACTGGGCACGCTGCACCTGTGGGGCATTGCGGTCGGGCTGGTGATTTCCGGTGAATACTTCGGCTGGAGTTATGGCTGGGGCGTGGCAGGCACACTCGGTTTTCTGGTGACGTCCTTTATGGTCGCCACGATGTACACCTGCTTCATCTTCAGTTTCACCGAGTTGACCACCGCGATTCCTCACGCTGGTGGTCCCTTTGCCTACAGCCGCCGCGCCTTTGGCGAGAAAGGCGGATTGATCGCGGGGCTGGCGACACTGATTGAATTTGTCTTCGCCCCGCCAGCCATCGCTCTGGCGATCGGTGCGTATCTGAACGTTCAGTTTCCAGCGCTTGATCCGAAACACGCCGCGGTCGGCGCCTACATCGTGTTCATGGGCCTGAACATCCTCGGGGTGAAACTGGCCGCAACCTTCGAACTGGTGGTCTGCGTTCTCGCAGTGGCCGAACTGCTGGTGTTCATGGGCGTGGTCGCCCCGGCGTTCAGCTTCAGCAATTTCGCACTCAATGGCTGGGCCGGTTCCGATGTGTTCGGCGCGCCGGCGATTGCCGGGATGTTCGCGGCGATACCCTTCGCCATCTGGTTCTTCCTGGCCATCGAAGGCGCGGCCATGGCCGCCGAAGAAGCCAAGGACCCGAAACGCACCATTCCGAAGGCTTACATCAGCGGCATTCTGACGCTGGTTTTGCTGGCGATGGGCGTGATGTTCTTTGCCGGCGGCGTCGGTGACTGGCGCACCTTGTCGAACATCAACGACCCGCTGCCGCAAGCGATGAAAACCGTGGTGGGTGAAAGTTCGGGCTGGTTGCACATGCTGGTGTGGATCGGCCTGTTCGGCCTGGTGGCGAGTTTCCACGGAATCATCCTCGGCTACTCGCGGCAGTTCTTCGCCCTCGCCCGGGCCGGTTACCTGCCGGCGTCTCTGGCCAAATTGTCACGCTTTCAGACACCGCACCGGGCAATCATCGCCGGTGGCGTGATCGGCATTGCCGCGATCTACAGTGATGGTTTGATCAACCTGGGCGGCATGACGCTGACGGCGGCGATGATCACGATGGCGGTCTTCGGGGCAATCGTGATGTACATCATGAGCATGCTCAGCCTGTTCAAACTGCGCAAAACCGAACCGAATCTGGAGCGCACCTTTCGCGCGCCGTGTTATCCGTTGGTGCCGTTCATTGCGCTGGTGCTAGCGGTGGTCTGCCTGGTGGCAATGGCCTGGTTCAACACGCTGATCGGGTTGATCTTCCTGGGCTTCATGGCGGTTGGGTTCGTGTACTTTATGCTGACGGCGCAACTGCGTGCCGATGCGCCGGCGGACGCGATGCTGACCGGGCTCTAA
- the rfbD gene encoding dTDP-4-dehydrorhamnose reductase translates to MRVLISGQHGQVSRELQRRLGGVGELIVLGRDQLDLAQPQQIRQQVQKVRPDLIINAAAHTAVDLAESEPETAFAINAVAPGIFAEEALKLGIPLIHYSTDYVFDGMKVGTYNEDDTPNPLGVYGKSKLAGERAITDVQGKHLILRTSWVYSTHGRNFLLTMQRLLQERPEVRIVADQIGAPTWAGTIANSTLALIERWQAGEAATWGTYHLTAQGETSWFGFAQAIGEALRQQGKPCANLLPIPSSDYPTPAARPLNSCLDCSRLQREWGISQPDWQLALRECLAEQG, encoded by the coding sequence ATGAGAGTTCTCATCAGCGGCCAGCATGGTCAGGTCTCACGCGAACTGCAGCGTCGACTGGGGGGGGTCGGCGAGTTGATCGTGCTGGGTCGCGATCAACTCGATCTGGCACAACCCCAGCAGATTCGCCAACAGGTACAAAAGGTTCGTCCGGATCTGATCATCAATGCGGCGGCCCACACAGCGGTCGATCTGGCTGAAAGCGAGCCGGAAACAGCCTTTGCCATCAACGCCGTGGCCCCTGGCATCTTTGCCGAAGAAGCACTGAAGCTTGGCATCCCGCTGATTCACTACTCCACCGATTATGTATTCGACGGCATGAAGGTCGGGACTTATAACGAAGACGACACGCCAAACCCTCTCGGGGTTTACGGCAAGAGCAAACTGGCCGGTGAACGGGCGATCACTGACGTGCAAGGCAAACATCTTATCCTGCGTACCAGCTGGGTCTATTCGACCCATGGCCGCAATTTCCTGCTGACGATGCAACGCCTGCTGCAAGAGAGACCGGAAGTACGCATTGTCGCCGATCAGATCGGCGCACCTACCTGGGCAGGCACAATTGCCAATAGCACCCTTGCCCTGATCGAACGCTGGCAGGCAGGTGAGGCCGCTACTTGGGGGACATATCATCTGACCGCTCAGGGAGAAACCTCCTGGTTCGGCTTCGCCCAGGCCATTGGCGAAGCGTTACGGCAACAAGGAAAGCCCTGCGCAAACCTGCTGCCGATTCCCTCCAGCGATTACCCGACACCGGCGGCCCGACCGCTCAACTCATGCCTTGATTGCAGTCGCCTGCAACGTGAATGGGGCATCAGCCAACCAGACTGGCAACTTGCGCTGCGCGAATGTCTTGCCGAGCAAGGCTAA
- the rfbA gene encoding glucose-1-phosphate thymidylyltransferase RfbA: MMKGIVLAGGSGTRLHPITLGVSKQLLPVYDKPMIYYPISVLMLAGIKDILVISTPQDLPQYRNLLGDGSQFGVNFSYAEQPSPDGLAQAFLIGESFIGNDPVCLILGDNIFHGQHFGEQLQNAATRTSGATVFGYWVKDPERFGVIDLDSQGRALSIEEKPKTPKSSYAVTGLYFYDNDVIRIAKAVKPSPRGELEITDVNNAYLKRGDLQVERFGRGFAWLDTGTHDSLLDASQYVQTIERRQGLKVACLEEIAYEKNWINREQLLERARYFGKTGYGQYLAKLAGDEQWV, translated from the coding sequence ATGATGAAAGGTATCGTTTTGGCAGGCGGCTCGGGCACACGCCTGCATCCGATCACGCTCGGGGTGTCCAAACAGCTGTTGCCGGTCTACGACAAACCGATGATCTATTACCCGATTTCGGTCCTGATGCTGGCCGGCATCAAAGACATTTTAGTGATCTCTACTCCCCAGGATCTGCCCCAGTACCGCAATCTGCTGGGTGATGGCAGTCAGTTCGGGGTCAATTTCAGCTATGCCGAGCAGCCGTCGCCGGATGGACTGGCCCAGGCTTTTCTGATTGGCGAAAGCTTCATTGGCAATGATCCAGTGTGCCTGATCCTCGGCGACAACATTTTCCATGGTCAACACTTTGGCGAGCAGTTGCAAAACGCGGCAACACGCACTTCTGGCGCTACCGTGTTCGGCTATTGGGTCAAAGACCCGGAGCGATTCGGCGTGATTGATTTGGACAGCCAGGGCCGTGCGCTGTCGATCGAAGAAAAGCCGAAAACACCGAAATCCAGCTATGCCGTCACCGGCCTGTATTTTTACGACAACGATGTAATCAGGATCGCCAAAGCGGTAAAGCCTTCGCCTCGCGGCGAGCTGGAAATCACCGACGTCAACAATGCGTATCTCAAACGGGGAGACCTGCAGGTCGAGCGCTTCGGCCGTGGTTTCGCCTGGCTCGACACCGGCACCCACGACAGCTTGCTCGATGCCTCTCAGTACGTGCAGACCATCGAACGTCGACAAGGCTTGAAAGTCGCCTGCCTCGAAGAGATCGCTTATGAAAAGAACTGGATCAACCGCGAACAGCTGCTGGAGCGTGCCCGCTACTTCGGCAAGACCGGGTATGGCCAGTACCTGGCCAAGCTCGCAGGGGATGAACAATGGGTGTGA
- the rfbB gene encoding dTDP-glucose 4,6-dehydratase — MRILITGGAGFIGSALIRELIRHTEHEVLNLDKLTYAGNLESLTGIANDTRYEFVQADIVDQATVSAVLTRFQPQAIMHLAAESHVDRSIDGPSDFIQTNIVGTYSLLEATRAYWQTLAEPKKSAFRFHHISTDEVYGDLHGADDLFTETTPYAPSSPYSASKAASDHLVRAWQRTYGLPVLLTNCSNNYGPFHFPEKLIPLVILNALAGKPLPVYGDGLQIRDWLFVEDHARALLKVVTTGIVGETYNIGGHNEQKNIDVVRGLCALLEELAPHKPVGVAHYADLITFVQDRPGHDLRYAIDASKIEHELGWVPEETFETGLRKTVQWYLNNLEWCRRVQDGSYQGERLGAINPQELHA, encoded by the coding sequence ATGCGTATCCTCATCACCGGCGGTGCCGGTTTCATTGGCTCTGCCTTGATTCGCGAGCTGATTCGACACACCGAGCATGAAGTGCTCAACCTGGACAAGCTGACCTACGCCGGCAATCTCGAATCGCTGACCGGCATTGCCAACGACACTCGCTACGAGTTCGTTCAAGCCGATATCGTTGATCAGGCGACCGTCAGCGCGGTGCTGACACGTTTCCAGCCGCAGGCGATCATGCACCTGGCAGCGGAATCCCACGTCGACCGTTCCATCGACGGACCTTCGGATTTCATCCAGACCAACATCGTCGGCACCTACAGCCTGCTGGAGGCCACCCGCGCATATTGGCAAACCCTCGCCGAGCCGAAAAAAAGCGCCTTCCGTTTCCACCATATCTCCACTGACGAGGTCTATGGTGACCTGCATGGTGCCGATGATCTGTTTACGGAAACGACGCCCTACGCCCCGAGTTCACCGTACTCCGCCAGCAAAGCGGCGTCCGACCACCTGGTCCGTGCCTGGCAGCGCACCTATGGCCTGCCGGTGCTGTTGACCAACTGCTCGAACAATTACGGTCCGTTCCACTTTCCCGAAAAATTGATTCCGCTGGTCATCCTCAATGCCTTGGCCGGCAAGCCGCTGCCGGTGTACGGCGACGGCCTGCAAATCCGCGACTGGCTGTTCGTCGAAGATCACGCCCGGGCGCTGCTCAAAGTGGTGACCACCGGTATCGTCGGCGAGACCTACAACATCGGCGGGCACAACGAACAAAAGAATATCGACGTGGTGCGTGGCCTCTGCGCCCTGCTTGAAGAACTGGCACCGCACAAGCCAGTGGGGGTCGCGCACTACGCCGACTTGATCACGTTCGTACAGGATCGTCCTGGCCATGACCTGCGCTACGCGATCGATGCCAGCAAGATCGAACACGAACTGGGCTGGGTACCCGAAGAGACCTTCGAAACCGGCCTTCGCAAAACCGTTCAGTGGTACTTGAACAACCTTGAGTGGTGCCGTCGCGTTCAGGATGGCAGCTACCAGGGTGAACGCCTTGGTGCCATCAATCCCCAGGAGCTTCATGCATGA
- the kdpF gene encoding K(+)-transporting ATPase subunit F has translation MSVLDGVSLLLAVGLFIYLLVALLRADRN, from the coding sequence ATGAGCGTTCTGGACGGGGTGTCACTGCTACTGGCAGTGGGGCTGTTCATTTATCTGTTGGTTGCGCTATTGCGCGCGGACCGGAACTAG
- the kdpA gene encoding potassium-transporting ATPase subunit KdpA yields the protein MHSYDYWLILAFFALVLIPAPFLGRFYYKVMEGQRTWLTPILGPVERGCYRVAGVDPQAEQSWQKYTLALLAFNLAGFLLLFAILLFQDHLPLNPQNLPGQEWTQAFNTAVSFMTNTNWQSYSGEATLSYLSQMVGLTVQNFVSAATGLAVLVALCRGIGRKSSKTLGNFWVDMTRATLYGLLPLCLLLALYLVWQGVPQTFAQYVNAVTMQGVDQVIPLGPAASQIAIKQLGTNGGGFFGVNSAHPFENPTAWSNLFEMTSIILIPVALVFTFGHYVKDLRQSRAIIACMLALFLIGGATSLWAEYQPNPTLNNVAVEQTAPLEGKEARFGTTATVLWSVTTTAASNGSVNGMHDSLNPLSGMVVLVNMMVGEVIFGGVGAGLYGMLLNVLIAVFLAGLMIGRTPEYLGKKLQAKEVQLLVVTLLVMPVGVLVLGAIAASLPGPVASVSNPGAHGFSQLLYNYTSASANNGSAFGGFGANTAFHNLMLGLGMLIGRFGYILPVLALAGSLAMKKTAPIGQNSFPTHGPLFVTLLTVTILLVGGLTFLPTLALGPIAEHLSLGF from the coding sequence ATGCACAGTTATGACTATTGGCTGATCCTCGCCTTCTTCGCCCTGGTGCTGATTCCGGCACCGTTTCTGGGGCGCTTCTACTACAAGGTGATGGAAGGTCAGCGCACTTGGCTGACTCCGATCCTCGGCCCGGTAGAGCGCGGGTGTTATCGGGTGGCCGGCGTAGATCCGCAGGCCGAACAGAGCTGGCAGAAGTACACCCTGGCCTTGCTCGCCTTCAACCTCGCGGGCTTTTTGCTGTTGTTCGCGATCCTGTTGTTCCAAGACCACTTGCCACTGAACCCGCAGAACCTGCCGGGTCAAGAGTGGACGCAAGCGTTCAATACCGCCGTCAGCTTTATGACCAATACCAACTGGCAGTCCTACAGTGGCGAAGCGACCCTGAGCTACCTGAGTCAGATGGTCGGCCTCACCGTGCAGAACTTTGTCAGCGCCGCCACCGGCCTCGCCGTGTTGGTTGCCCTGTGTCGCGGGATCGGCCGCAAGTCGAGCAAGACCCTCGGCAACTTCTGGGTCGACATGACCCGCGCCACCCTCTACGGCTTGTTGCCGCTGTGCCTGCTGCTGGCGCTGTATCTGGTCTGGCAGGGCGTGCCGCAAACCTTCGCGCAGTACGTGAATGCCGTGACGATGCAGGGTGTTGATCAAGTGATCCCGCTCGGCCCTGCGGCCAGCCAGATTGCGATCAAGCAACTGGGCACCAACGGTGGTGGCTTCTTCGGCGTCAACTCGGCACATCCGTTCGAGAACCCGACAGCCTGGAGCAACCTGTTCGAGATGACCTCGATCATTCTGATCCCGGTCGCGCTGGTGTTCACTTTTGGCCATTACGTGAAAGACCTGCGTCAGAGCCGGGCGATCATCGCCTGCATGCTGGCGCTGTTCCTGATCGGCGGCGCCACCTCGTTGTGGGCTGAATACCAACCGAACCCGACCCTGAACAACGTCGCTGTCGAGCAGACAGCGCCACTGGAAGGCAAGGAAGCACGCTTCGGCACGACCGCCACGGTGCTGTGGTCGGTGACCACCACTGCGGCATCCAACGGTTCGGTCAACGGCATGCACGACAGCCTTAACCCGCTGAGCGGCATGGTCGTGCTGGTCAACATGATGGTCGGCGAAGTGATCTTCGGCGGCGTCGGTGCCGGGCTCTACGGCATGTTGCTGAACGTGTTGATCGCGGTGTTCCTCGCCGGCCTGATGATCGGCCGCACCCCGGAATACCTCGGCAAGAAACTGCAAGCGAAGGAAGTCCAGTTGTTGGTTGTGACCTTGCTGGTGATGCCGGTCGGCGTGCTGGTACTTGGCGCGATTGCCGCGAGCCTGCCAGGCCCGGTGGCCTCGGTGAGCAACCCCGGCGCCCACGGTTTCAGCCAATTGCTCTACAACTACACCTCGGCCAGCGCCAACAACGGTTCTGCATTCGGCGGCTTCGGTGCCAACACCGCGTTCCACAACCTGATGCTGGGCCTGGGCATGTTGATCGGTCGCTTCGGTTACATCCTCCCGGTACTGGCTCTGGCCGGCAGCCTGGCGATGAAGAAAACCGCACCGATCGGCCAGAACAGCTTCCCGACTCATGGCCCGCTGTTCGTGACCTTGCTGACCGTGACCATTTTGCTGGTGGGTGGTTTGACCTTCCTGCCGACATTGGCGCTGGGTCCTATTGCTGAACATCTGAGCCTGGGCTTCTAA